In a single window of the Danio rerio strain Tuebingen ecotype United States chromosome 20, GRCz12tu, whole genome shotgun sequence genome:
- the slc5a6a gene encoding solute carrier family 5 member 6a (The RefSeq protein has 4 substitutions compared to this genomic sequence) gives MGDTVQMHFSTVDYVIFVVLLVASAGIGLYYAFSGGRQRTTQEFLLADRSMRCLPVSLSLLATFQSAVAILGAPSEIYTYGTQYWFLGCSYFLGLLIPAHIFIPVFYRLRLSSAYEYLELRFSKSVRICGTVTFIFQMVIYMGVVLYAPALALNAVTGFDLWGAVLAMGLVCTLYTALGGLKAVIWTDVFQTIVMFAGQLAVIVVGTHQAGGIAEVWRKAQNGSRIAGLDLNPDPLERHTFWTLGVGGVFLMLALYGVNQAQVQRYLSSRTEKEAIMSCYAVFPCQQVVLTLGCLMGLVMYARYGEESPLDQGYVTTNDQMVLYLVMDVLRDLPGLPGLFVACLFSGALSTISSAFNSLATVTMEDLIKPHVPAMTEARATLLSKMLALAYGLVCLAMAYIASLMGSVLQAALSIFGMVGGPLLGLFCLGMFFPWANSTGALVGLASGLVMAFWIGIGSFVSRMSLSALPVINATIIPDVGNMTTAVMTTLTTTKPRPSGVQALYSLSYMWYSAHNSATVVVVGLVVSFLTGPWKEKDLNPGTVYPVLGNLLFFLPQRYREKLCCVTPLEDKSKDLDRQPYRMAQKESNGVACTKEEDKLREEEGERVTAQPTCNLAHTLQETAL, from the exons ATGGGGGACACTGTCCAAATGCACTTCAGCACAGTGGATTATGTGATTTTCGTCGTGCTGTTAGTGGCATCCGCAGGAATCGGCCTTTACTACGCCTTCTCAGGGGGTCGGCAGAGGACCACACAGGAGTTCCTGCTGGCCGACCGTAGCATGCGCTGCCTTCCCGTATCACTTTCACTGTTAGCCACCTTTCAGTCAGCTGTGGCCATCCTGGGTGCCCCGTCTGAGATCTACACCTATGGCACACAGTACTGGTTCCTAGGCTGCTCCTACTTCCTGGGCCTGCTCATTCCTGCACACATTTTCATCCCAGTTTTCTATCGCCTCCGCCTCAGCAGTGCATATGAG TATCTGGAGCTTCGTTTTAGCAAAAGTGTTCGGATATGTGGCACTGTGACCTTCATTTTTCAAATG GTAATCTATATGGGAGTTGTCCTGTATGCTCCTGCACTTGCACTTAATGCAG TAACGGGTTTTGACCTTTGGGGGGCAGTGCTGGCAATGGGACTAGTTTGTACACTTTATACAGCATTG GGTGGTTTGAAAGCAGTGATCTGGACAGACGTGTTTCAGACAATCGTGATGTTTGCAGGGCAACTGGCAGTGATCGTGGTGGGCACACACCAGGCAGGCGGCATCGCTGAAGTGTGGAGGAAAGCACAAAATGGCAGCCGTATCGCAGGCCTTGA TCTGAACCCTGACCCTTTAGAGAGGCACACTTTCTGGACCCTAGGAGTTGGAGGTGTTTTTCTCATGCTGGCCCTGTATGGAGTGAACCAGGCTCAGGTCCAGAGATACCTCAGCTCCCGCACGGAGAAAGAGGCCATCAT GTCCTGCTATGCGGTGTTTCCTTGTCAGCAGGTTGTGCTCACATTGGGCTGTTTGATGGGTTTGGTTATGTACGCTCGATATGGGGAGGAAAGCCCTCTGGATCAGGGCTACGTTACAACTAATGATCAG ATGGTGTTGTATTTTGTAATGGATGTGTTGAGGGATCTTCCTGGTTTGCCAGGACTATTTGTCGCTTGCCTTTTTAGTGGAGCTCTAAG CACAATCTCATCTGCCTTTAACTCTCTGGCAACAGTAACCATGGAGGACCTGATCAAACCTCATGTCCCAGCCATGACAGAGGCCCGCGCCACTCTGTTATCCAAAATGTTGG CTCTTGCCTACGGGCTTGTGTGTTTGGCTATGGCGTACATCGCGTCCTTAATGGGGTCTGTGCTGCAG GCAGCACTGAGTATTTTTGGGATGGTGGGAGGACCTCTACTTGGTCTTTTTTGTCTCGGGATGTTTTTCCCTTGGGCCAATTCCACT ggtGCACTGGTTGGACTGGCATCAGGACTGGTCATGGCTTTCTGGATCGGCATCGGCAGCTTTGTTTCACGAATGTCTCCCTCTGCACTACCTGTGATCAATGCCACCATCATACCCGATGTGGGAAACATGACGACAGCTGTCATGACGACACTCACCACAACTAAACCCAG GCCTTCTGGAGTTCAGGCTCTGTACTCTTTGTCATATATGTGGTACAGTGCTCATAATTCAGCTACAGTTGTGGTGGTGGGACTGGTGGTCAGCTATCTTACAG GACCCTGGAAGGAGAAAGATTTAAACCCAGGTACGGTTTATCCAGTGCTTGGAAATTTGCTGTTTTTTCTGCCTCAGCGCTACAGGGAGAAACTCTGCTGTGTAACTCCTCTGGAAGACAAG tCCAAAGATCTGGACCGTCAACCTTACCAGATGGCCCAGAAAGAGAGCAACGGTGTAGCCTGCACTAAAGAGGAAGACAAACTCAGGGAAGAGGAAGGAGAACGTGTAACTGCCCAACCGACTTGTAACCTCGCCCATACTCTACAAGAAACAGCCTTGTGA
- the slc5a6a gene encoding solute carrier family 5 member 6a isoform X1, with protein MGDTVQMHFSTVDYVIFVVLLVASAGIGLYYAFSGGRQRTTQEFLLADRSMRCLPVSLSLLATFQSAVAILGAPSEIYTYGTQYWFLGCSYFLGLLIPAHIFIPVFYRLRLSSAYEYLELRFSKSVRICGTVTFIFQMVIYMGVVLYAPALALNAVTGFDLWGAVLAMGLVCTLYTALGGLKAVIWTDVFQTIVMFAGQLAVIVVGTHQAGGIAEVWRKAQNGSRIAGLDLNPDPLERHTFWTLGVGGVFLMLALYGVNQAQVQRYLSSRTEKEAIMSCYAVFPCQQVVLTLGCLMGLVMYARYGEESPLDQGYVTTNDQMVLYFVMDVLRDLPGLPGLFVACLFSGALSTISSAFNSLATVTMEDLIKPHVPAMTEARATLLSKMLALAYGLVCLAMAYIASLMGSVLQAALSIFGMVGGPLLGLFCLGMFFPWANSTGALVGLASGLVMAFWIGIGSFVSRMSPSALPVINATIIPDVGNMTTAVMTTLTTTKPRPSGVQALYSLSYMWYSAHNSATVVVVGLVVSYLTGPWKEKDLNPGTVYPVLGNLLFFLPQRYREKLCCVTPLEDKSKDLDRQPYQMAQKESNGVACTKEEDKLREEEGERVTAQPTCNLAHTLQETAL; from the exons ATGGGGGACACTGTCCAAATGCACTTCAGCACAGTGGATTATGTGATTTTCGTCGTGCTGTTAGTGGCATCCGCAGGAATCGGCCTTTACTACGCCTTCTCAGGGGGTCGGCAGAGGACCACACAGGAGTTCCTGCTGGCCGACCGTAGCATGCGCTGCCTTCCCGTATCACTTTCACTGTTAGCCACCTTTCAGTCAGCTGTGGCCATCCTGGGTGCCCCGTCTGAGATCTACACCTATGGCACACAGTACTGGTTCCTAGGCTGCTCCTACTTCCTGGGCCTGCTCATTCCTGCACACATTTTCATCCCAGTTTTCTATCGCCTCCGCCTCAGCAGTGCATATGAG TATCTGGAGCTTCGTTTTAGCAAAAGTGTTCGGATATGTGGCACTGTGACCTTCATTTTTCAAATG GTAATCTATATGGGAGTTGTCCTGTATGCTCCTGCACTTGCACTTAATGCAG TAACGGGTTTTGACCTTTGGGGGGCAGTGCTGGCAATGGGACTAGTTTGTACACTTTATACAGCATTG GGTGGTTTGAAAGCAGTGATCTGGACAGACGTGTTTCAGACAATCGTGATGTTTGCAGGGCAACTGGCAGTGATCGTGGTGGGCACACACCAGGCAGGCGGCATCGCTGAAGTGTGGAGGAAAGCACAAAATGGCAGCCGTATCGCAGGCCTTGA TCTGAACCCTGACCCTTTAGAGAGGCACACTTTCTGGACCCTAGGAGTTGGAGGTGTTTTTCTCATGCTGGCCCTGTATGGAGTGAACCAGGCTCAGGTCCAGAGATACCTCAGCTCCCGCACGGAGAAAGAGGCCATCAT GTCCTGCTATGCGGTGTTTCCTTGTCAGCAGGTTGTGCTCACATTGGGCTGTTTGATGGGTTTGGTTATGTACGCTCGATATGGGGAGGAAAGCCCTCTGGATCAGGGCTACGTTACAACTAATGATCAG ATGGTGTTGTATTTTGTAATGGATGTGTTGAGGGATCTTCCTGGTTTGCCAGGACTATTTGTCGCTTGCCTTTTTAGTGGAGCTCTAAG CACAATCTCATCTGCCTTTAACTCTCTGGCAACAGTAACCATGGAGGACCTGATCAAACCTCATGTCCCAGCCATGACAGAGGCCCGCGCCACTCTGTTATCCAAAATGTTGG CTCTTGCCTACGGGCTTGTGTGTTTGGCTATGGCGTACATCGCGTCCTTAATGGGGTCTGTGCTGCAG GCAGCACTGAGTATTTTTGGGATGGTGGGAGGACCTCTACTTGGTCTTTTTTGTCTCGGGATGTTTTTCCCTTGGGCCAATTCCACT ggtGCACTGGTTGGACTGGCATCAGGACTGGTCATGGCTTTCTGGATCGGCATCGGCAGCTTTGTTTCACGAATGTCTCCCTCTGCACTACCTGTGATCAATGCCACCATCATACCCGATGTGGGAAACATGACGACAGCTGTCATGACGACACTCACCACAACTAAACCCAG GCCTTCTGGAGTTCAGGCTCTGTACTCTTTGTCATATATGTGGTACAGTGCTCATAATTCAGCTACAGTTGTGGTGGTGGGACTGGTGGTCAGCTATCTTACAG GACCCTGGAAGGAGAAAGATTTAAACCCAGGTACGGTTTATCCAGTGCTTGGAAATTTGCTGTTTTTTCTGCCTCAGCGCTACAGGGAGAAACTCTGCTGTGTAACTCCTCTGGAAGACAAG tCCAAAGATCTGGACCGTCAACCTTACCAGATGGCCCAGAAAGAGAGCAACGGTGTAGCCTGCACTAAAGAGGAAGACAAACTCAGGGAAGAGGAAGGAGAACGTGTAACTGCCCAACCGACTTGTAACCTCGCCCATACTCTACAAGAAACAGCCTTGTGA